Proteins from a single region of Gimesia sp.:
- the rplR gene encoding 50S ribosomal protein L18 yields MKLEKTLKKQKSRRSFRIRNTVRKTGRYRLSVYRSNNHIYAQIIDDTAGATLVSASTKDKSLAGEIKVGGNIAAAEKVGKLLGERAAEKGIKEVAFDRGPYRYHGRVAALADAARQAGLDF; encoded by the coding sequence ATGAAACTAGAAAAAACGCTGAAAAAACAGAAGTCACGACGTTCGTTCCGGATTCGTAACACAGTCCGTAAAACGGGCCGTTACCGTCTGTCTGTTTATCGTAGCAACAATCATATTTATGCCCAGATCATTGATGACACTGCAGGGGCAACCCTGGTTTCAGCCAGCACCAAAGACAAGTCTCTGGCCGGCGAAATCAAGGTGGGTGGCAACATTGCTGCCGCTGAAAAGGTTGGCAAACTGCTGGGTGAGCGGGCCGCTGAAAAAGGGATCAAAGAGGTCGCCTTCGATCGCGGACCTTACCGCTACCATGGTCGGGTAGCAGCCCTGGCAGATGCTGCCCGTCAGGCAGGGCTGGATTTTTAA
- the rplF gene encoding 50S ribosomal protein L6, protein MSRIGKKPVAVPTGVEIKVDGGTITVKGKQGELKFTYHPAMSVEFDSEANEVNVIRPDDERKNRALHGLTRALIANMVQGVETPFVKKLEIQGVGYQASLNGQKLSLQVGFANTIVLDVPQGVNCELPNATNIVVSGPDKHMVGQFAANIRSVRPPEPYKGKGIRYEGEYVRRKAGKAFAN, encoded by the coding sequence ATGTCTCGAATCGGTAAAAAACCAGTTGCCGTTCCCACCGGAGTCGAAATTAAGGTGGATGGCGGAACCATCACCGTCAAAGGTAAGCAGGGTGAATTGAAGTTTACCTACCATCCGGCGATGAGTGTGGAATTTGATTCGGAAGCCAACGAGGTCAACGTGATTCGTCCTGACGATGAGCGTAAAAATCGTGCTCTGCACGGTCTGACCCGGGCACTGATTGCCAACATGGTTCAGGGTGTGGAAACACCGTTCGTGAAAAAGCTGGAAATTCAGGGCGTGGGTTACCAGGCATCACTGAATGGTCAGAAACTGAGCCTGCAGGTCGGGTTTGCCAACACAATCGTGCTGGATGTGCCACAGGGAGTGAATTGCGAACTTCCCAACGCAACCAACATTGTGGTCAGCGGACCAGACAAGCATATGGTCGGTCAGTTTGCAGCGAACATTCGCAGCGTACGTCCTCCTGAACCTTACAAAGGTAAAGGGATTCGTTACGAAGGCGAATACGTACGGCGGAAAGCCGGTAAGGCCTTTGCTAACTAA
- the rpsH gene encoding 30S ribosomal protein S8 — MMTDPIADMLTRIRNALQIERPFVDIPASKIKTAIAGALQREGYIWDYEVIEDTPQNVLRVNLKYGPNGERVIQRIVRESKPGRRHYQDLRSMPEVLQGLGVSILSTSKGVLSNREAKKEGVGGELLCTIW, encoded by the coding sequence ATGATGACAGACCCCATTGCAGACATGCTGACACGAATTCGTAATGCACTGCAGATTGAACGGCCGTTTGTAGATATTCCTGCTTCCAAAATCAAGACCGCCATCGCTGGCGCCTTGCAGCGGGAAGGTTACATCTGGGACTATGAAGTCATTGAAGACACTCCACAGAACGTGCTGCGTGTCAATCTGAAATATGGTCCCAACGGGGAACGCGTCATTCAGCGAATCGTCCGTGAAAGTAAACCCGGACGTCGCCACTACCAGGACCTGCGGTCCATGCCGGAAGTTCTGCAGGGGCTGGGTGTCAGCATCCTGTCTACCAGCAAAGGCGTGCTGAGCAATCGTGAAGCGAAAAAAGAAGGTGTGGGCGGCGAGCTGCTGTGCACCATCTGGTAA